The proteins below are encoded in one region of Methanosarcina barkeri 3:
- the cydB gene encoding cytochrome d ubiquinol oxidase subunit II, with translation MFDFLTHDMLAVIWFFLWCVIWGVYFIADSFSLGAGLLLPFIATDEVQRTQIQSSVGPFWGGNEVWLILAAGGTFAAFPLVFSKMFTFLYLPMMLLLIGLIARGVSVEYLHKDENPQIQKAFAWGWFVGSLLISLVLGVAFANFFKGLEIASGGVYTGTLPGLFSPYALIGGVLFVFMSVTSGALWINVKTEGAIAAKAGNLAKKSTLIVFILSLIYLVYSFVGIEGFTTNYSATPALYLLPVLAVVGAVLSMFFAKKGRGFPAFCSNLLTLLFIVESGLASIYPYMLKSSISPDYGIDIFEAASSHMTLSIMLGGALVFVPIVIIYQLWAYTLFKEKIKETEQIDY, from the coding sequence ATGTTTGATTTCCTTACCCATGATATGCTTGCTGTAATCTGGTTCTTCCTGTGGTGTGTTATATGGGGAGTTTACTTCATTGCAGACTCGTTTTCCCTCGGAGCAGGTCTTCTGTTGCCTTTTATTGCCACAGATGAGGTGCAGAGAACACAAATCCAGAGCTCTGTTGGTCCCTTCTGGGGCGGCAATGAGGTATGGCTCATTCTGGCTGCAGGTGGAACGTTTGCTGCATTTCCTCTGGTGTTTTCGAAGATGTTTACTTTCCTTTATCTTCCTATGATGTTACTGCTTATCGGATTAATTGCAAGGGGCGTTTCGGTGGAATATCTTCACAAGGACGAGAATCCCCAGATACAGAAAGCCTTTGCTTGGGGATGGTTCGTTGGAAGCCTGCTGATTTCTCTGGTTTTGGGAGTTGCATTTGCGAACTTCTTCAAGGGACTCGAAATCGCTTCAGGAGGAGTTTATACAGGTACCCTTCCTGGACTCTTCAGCCCATATGCGTTGATAGGTGGTGTCCTGTTTGTGTTTATGAGTGTTACTTCAGGTGCGCTCTGGATCAATGTCAAGACAGAAGGAGCCATAGCTGCAAAAGCAGGTAACCTGGCAAAGAAGAGCACTCTTATTGTATTTATACTGTCTCTGATATATCTAGTATATTCTTTTGTGGGTATAGAAGGTTTCACAACCAACTATTCAGCCACGCCAGCTCTGTATTTATTGCCAGTTCTTGCTGTAGTGGGAGCTGTCCTTTCGATGTTCTTTGCAAAAAAGGGAAGGGGGTTTCCGGCCTTTTGCAGTAATCTCCTGACTCTTCTTTTCATTGTTGAAAGCGGACTTGCAAGCATTTATCCTTATATGCTTAAGTCATCTATTTCTCCTGATTACGGCATAGATATCTTTGAAGCAGCATCAAGCCACATGACCCTGAGCATCATGCTTGGAGGAGCATTGGTATTTGTACCCATAGTTATTATCTACCAGCTGTGGGCATATACGCTGTTCAAGGAAAAGATAAAAGAAACAGAACAGATCGACTACTGA
- a CDS encoding cytochrome ubiquinol oxidase subunit I: MVELLLLSRLQFAITAAFHFIFVPLTLGLALLVASMETMYYRNKDETWRKMADFWGRVFKINFAVGLVSGLTLTFQFGTNWGAYAEFMGDVFGPPLAVEALLAFFLEGTFFGAWIFLDRNRQKLKTFSMWMVALGTNISSLWIITANGFMQNPVGYEMAADGSKVVMTDFFALITNGYVWYMLVHTLLSAYLLTAFLIMGICAYHFLKGNNSKVFKKSFSIAVTIALATAVMLPVLGHGYAQYVTELQPAKGAAMDAIWETGSKVPMYLIQVPDSSTGSNSVQLLGIPGLASFLYTGSFSGKITGLNQLHQDELPPVGMIFWSFRLMTILGSLFIVEALLGLYLQKSGKLYTSDKYLKLLIWSIPLPYIAITAGWIVAEVGRQPWLVYGLLKTANGISSVPISDVLLSVALISTFYLILMVFEIYLIKKTVVNATGAE, encoded by the coding sequence ATGGTTGAGTTACTTTTATTAAGTCGGCTTCAGTTTGCTATAACAGCTGCATTCCATTTCATATTCGTTCCACTAACACTGGGACTTGCACTGTTAGTGGCAAGCATGGAAACAATGTACTACAGGAACAAAGATGAAACCTGGCGAAAGATGGCCGATTTCTGGGGTAGGGTATTCAAGATAAACTTTGCAGTAGGTCTGGTATCAGGTCTTACACTGACTTTCCAGTTTGGGACAAATTGGGGTGCCTATGCGGAATTCATGGGAGATGTTTTTGGACCGCCTTTAGCTGTGGAAGCATTACTGGCTTTCTTCCTTGAAGGTACTTTCTTTGGTGCATGGATATTCCTGGACCGCAACCGTCAGAAACTAAAGACATTTTCCATGTGGATGGTTGCTCTGGGAACTAACATATCTTCATTATGGATTATTACTGCTAACGGTTTTATGCAGAATCCAGTCGGCTATGAGATGGCTGCTGACGGAAGCAAAGTCGTTATGACAGATTTCTTTGCTCTTATTACAAACGGCTATGTATGGTACATGCTGGTACACACTTTGCTTTCAGCTTACCTGTTGACAGCGTTCCTGATCATGGGAATTTGTGCATATCATTTCCTTAAAGGAAACAACAGTAAAGTATTCAAGAAGTCTTTCAGCATAGCAGTTACCATAGCATTAGCTACTGCAGTCATGCTTCCAGTTCTTGGCCATGGTTATGCGCAATATGTTACTGAACTTCAGCCTGCTAAAGGAGCGGCAATGGATGCAATATGGGAAACAGGTTCAAAAGTGCCCATGTACCTGATACAGGTACCTGATTCAAGTACTGGTTCCAATAGTGTTCAGTTGCTGGGAATTCCAGGTCTTGCAAGTTTCCTGTATACAGGAAGTTTCAGCGGAAAAATAACAGGACTTAATCAGCTACATCAGGATGAATTACCACCTGTAGGAATGATATTCTGGAGCTTCAGACTGATGACAATTCTTGGGTCTTTGTTTATCGTAGAGGCTCTTTTAGGCTTATATCTTCAAAAGTCAGGCAAATTGTACACATCAGACAAGTATCTAAAGTTGCTGATATGGTCTATCCCTCTTCCGTATATTGCCATCACTGCTGGCTGGATCGTAGCTGAGGTAGGGAGGCAACCGTGGCTGGTATATGGTCTATTAAAGACAGCAAATGGTATCTCATCGGTTCCCATATCAGATGTATTGCTAAGTGTTGCCCTTATAAGCACATTCTATCTGATCCTGATGGTCTTTGAGATATACCTCATAAAGAAAACTGTAGTTAACGCGACAGGAGCTGAGTGA
- a CDS encoding DUF5611 family protein: MQQYKLKRGFKPDIDRIYSVMTECFPGEISRNEGTLETSYGAMSNIKVWIENKMLSVDTVSDKTVTDDQTVMQTNKAFRDFLYKATGYTAKERVKNAKKEVSGE; the protein is encoded by the coding sequence ATGCAGCAGTATAAATTGAAGCGCGGTTTTAAGCCTGATATTGACAGGATTTACTCTGTAATGACGGAATGTTTCCCCGGAGAAATCTCTAGAAACGAAGGAACCCTTGAGACCTCCTATGGAGCTATGTCAAATATAAAAGTCTGGATTGAGAATAAAATGCTTTCTGTAGACACGGTTTCTGACAAAACTGTGACTGATGACCAAACTGTCATGCAGACCAATAAAGCCTTCCGGGATTTCCTGTATAAGGCTACCGGATACACAGCAAAAGAACGAGTAAAAAATGCTAAGAAAGAAGTCAGTGGGGAGTAA
- a CDS encoding chorismate pyruvate-lyase family protein, translated as MSGDFLEKLKSFEIPTCLRVCCGTDGSVTFLLEIMTRKPVSVTTESQYTVKADKTIASLLDVEEGSKVNDRVVRLSAGGTTFVHARSLSPLERMPDTMREQLMRADIPIGRILRSHNLETRRDMGELEILEGEPTFNGIPVLSRSYKIVHNNHILMWINERFPIDERWNL; from the coding sequence TTGAGTGGCGATTTTCTGGAAAAACTGAAGAGCTTTGAGATTCCCACCTGCCTGCGAGTCTGCTGCGGAACCGACGGCTCAGTGACCTTTCTGCTGGAAATAATGACCCGAAAGCCGGTAAGTGTAACAACCGAGTCTCAGTACACCGTTAAGGCTGACAAAACGATTGCTTCTCTTCTGGATGTGGAAGAAGGCAGTAAAGTAAACGATAGAGTAGTCCGGCTCTCTGCAGGAGGCACGACCTTTGTGCACGCAAGGTCTCTATCCCCCCTGGAGCGCATGCCTGATACCATGCGGGAACAACTCATGCGGGCTGACATCCCGATTGGCCGGATTCTGCGCAGCCATAACCTTGAAACCAGACGCGACATGGGCGAACTTGAAATTCTTGAAGGGGAACCAACCTTCAATGGCATACCTGTCCTTTCACGTTCCTATAAGATAGTCCATAACAACCACATCCTCATGTGGATTAACGAGCGTTTCCCGATTGATGAGCGCTGGAATTTATAA
- a CDS encoding PKD domain-containing protein, whose protein sequence is MKTNKKLRSAVLSSTLLVLLLIVLSSTALASITETRITTHGTAANPDIYGNKIVWEDTSNGNSAIYAYDLSTKKETHITGNLKQTEPVVYGNKLVYISNGTDVYVYDLSTQKKTLLHSNPPFDVGEPAIYGNLIAWDYVMPDVLDSKIATYDLKTHQSDLFGMGFWEPAIYNKKIAYICYNDNNFGYDACVYDLSTSRDIWFTESGTAHNVDIYGNKVVWDDNRNGNWDIYMYDLSTKKETQITNHGTASNPAIYGNNIVWQDNRNGNWDIYAYDLKTHQQTHATVKSDQVNPAVYGNKIVWTDYRNGKPDIYMGTISYLPVAAFTASPTSGKYPLTVKFTDKSTDVYSYNWNFGDKSTSTVKNPTHKYTKAGKYTVSLTVKNAAGSNTVTKSSYINVAAPVKAPAASFTASPTSGKRPLKVQFTDKSTNSPTSWKWSFGDGTYSTSKNPGHTYSKSGKYTISLTVKNSNGSATKTVSGYITVK, encoded by the coding sequence ATGAAAACTAACAAAAAATTGCGTTCAGCAGTTTTATCATCTACACTTCTGGTTTTGTTATTAATTGTTCTTTCATCCACAGCTTTAGCATCTATTACTGAAACTCGAATTACCACACATGGAACAGCAGCCAATCCTGACATTTATGGAAATAAAATAGTTTGGGAGGACACAAGCAATGGAAATTCCGCTATTTATGCATATGATCTTTCAACGAAAAAAGAAACTCATATTACAGGCAATCTAAAACAGACTGAACCTGTTGTCTATGGTAATAAACTCGTGTATATTAGCAATGGCACTGATGTTTACGTATATGATCTCTCTACTCAAAAAAAGACTCTATTACATTCTAATCCTCCGTTTGATGTCGGAGAGCCTGCTATTTATGGAAATTTGATAGCATGGGATTATGTTATGCCAGATGTACTAGATTCAAAAATAGCCACATATGATCTCAAAACTCATCAGAGCGATTTATTTGGAATGGGATTTTGGGAACCTGCGATCTATAATAAAAAAATCGCTTACATTTGTTATAATGATAATAATTTCGGCTATGATGCCTGTGTGTATGATCTTTCTACTTCTAGGGATATTTGGTTTACAGAAAGCGGAACAGCACACAATGTCGATATATATGGCAATAAGGTAGTTTGGGATGATAATCGCAATGGAAACTGGGATATTTATATGTATGATCTTTCCACTAAGAAGGAAACTCAGATAACCAATCATGGAACAGCATCTAATCCTGCGATTTATGGTAATAATATAGTATGGCAGGATAATCGCAACGGGAACTGGGACATATATGCATACGACCTTAAAACCCATCAACAAACGCATGCTACTGTTAAATCAGATCAGGTTAATCCAGCTGTCTATGGTAACAAAATCGTATGGACAGATTATCGAAATGGAAAGCCGGATATTTATATGGGTACTATCAGTTACCTTCCAGTTGCTGCTTTTACTGCGTCTCCCACCTCTGGAAAATATCCTTTGACTGTGAAGTTTACTGACAAAAGCACAGATGTATACTCTTATAATTGGAACTTTGGTGACAAAAGCACTTCAACAGTCAAGAATCCAACTCACAAGTATACTAAAGCAGGAAAATACACTGTGAGCTTAACAGTAAAGAATGCTGCAGGAAGTAATACTGTAACTAAATCTAGTTATATAAACGTTGCAGCTCCTGTAAAAGCTCCTGCAGCTTCTTTCACTGCATCTCCAACTTCAGGAAAAAGGCCTTTGAAAGTCCAATTCACTGATAAAAGTACCAACAGCCCAACTTCATGGAAGTGGAGTTTTGGAGATGGAACGTATTCAACCTCTAAGAACCCAGGACATACATACAGTAAATCTGGAAAATATACTATTAGCTTGACAGTTAAAAATTCAAATGGAAGCGCTACTAAAACAGTTTCTGGATACATTACAGTGAAGTAA
- a CDS encoding MarR family winged helix-turn-helix transcriptional regulator, with translation METREFKALKIIENWDSINKIMELKWHEIAQQSNLSLEQFHLLIELDELELNVSNETQLPSVGEIASNIGNAPNTLSERIKRLEKKGLVEKIKDKSDLRVSRVALTNEGRRLIESIHNQVGKNLLNEVLEKMDEESIDNLSKSLDQLLNYLSNRKN, from the coding sequence ATGGAAACACGTGAATTCAAAGCACTGAAAATAATTGAGAATTGGGATTCTATAAATAAAATAATGGAACTGAAATGGCACGAAATTGCTCAACAATCTAATTTGAGTTTGGAGCAATTCCATTTACTTATAGAATTAGATGAGTTGGAACTAAACGTTTCCAATGAAACTCAATTACCGAGTGTAGGAGAAATCGCCAGCAACATAGGCAATGCTCCAAATACTTTATCAGAAAGAATCAAACGACTGGAAAAAAAAGGTTTAGTTGAAAAAATTAAGGATAAGAGTGATTTAAGAGTCAGTCGAGTAGCTCTTACAAATGAAGGTAGAAGACTTATTGAAAGTATACATAACCAGGTTGGTAAAAACCTTCTTAATGAAGTTTTAGAAAAAATGGATGAGGAATCTATAGACAATCTATCAAAAAGTTTAGATCAATTACTTAACTACTTATCGAACAGGAAGAACTAG
- a CDS encoding 4Fe-4S dicluster domain-containing protein translates to MTVETLSSKINVCIDFDQCIDCSSCIKKCPRGVYQRESDKILIQSNKCTGCLRCIRICPRDAITISAESKRNNWKLSFKYWILSKLKH, encoded by the coding sequence CTGACAGTAGAAACCCTATCCTCAAAAATTAATGTCTGCATTGACTTTGACCAATGTATAGATTGTAGTTCCTGCATTAAAAAATGTCCACGTGGAGTATATCAAAGAGAAAGCGATAAAATATTGATACAATCCAATAAATGCACTGGCTGCCTCCGTTGTATTCGTATATGTCCGAGGGATGCTATAACTATTAGTGCCGAGAGTAAAAGAAATAATTGGAAATTGAGTTTCAAGTACTGGATTTTGAGCAAATTAAAACATTGA
- a CDS encoding MFS transporter — MVNNYPCCGEWTHWIYVWGRWLYLGGVVIFTTASLVCGLSSSINMLIAARVLQGIGGAILMSLSFAFVGDIIPKKFTGYGHFNSHANVRDITSGIHGTFTVAVISQ; from the coding sequence ATTGTCAATAACTACCCTTGTTGTGGGGAGTGGACGCATTGGATATATGTTTGGGGAAGATGGCTATATTTAGGCGGAGTTGTAATTTTTACAACTGCATCATTAGTTTGTGGATTATCATCTTCTATTAACATGCTTATAGCCGCTCGTGTTTTACAAGGTATCGGAGGGGCTATACTTATGTCGCTATCTTTTGCATTCGTAGGAGATATAATTCCAAAAAAATTCACAGGTTATGGGCATTTTAACAGCCATGCTAACGTTAGGGATATCACATCTGGTATTCACGGTACGTTTACGGTTGCAGTTATATCGCAATAG
- a CDS encoding DHHA1 domain-containing protein, whose protein sequence is MIDNKRTILVYHHDDNDGCCAAAIAGNSYDRNEFDIKFVPINYGKESWSEDEIKAAEEVWLVDFTSDKMDEFVKACGSKLIWIDHHKTAVEKFPELWSSSSITGIRSLEKAACVLTWEFTHPGSTSLPVTVAYIGDKDLWKFEYVETKAFTAGFSLMVKTPDDAVWSVLLGSKYEDTVNKMISIGELLLESQSYKIQKAFDRGVDCVFHNWKARLVNTTGSISELGEFIYKKPEYDIAIMWQAIEDMVVFSLRSDSGNPDSPDCAEIAQRYGGGGHKNAAGFQKKNMDFPRLLFT, encoded by the coding sequence ATGATAGATAATAAACGTACGATTTTGGTTTATCACCATGACGACAACGACGGATGTTGTGCAGCCGCTATTGCTGGTAATTCCTATGACCGGAATGAATTTGACATAAAGTTTGTTCCTATAAATTATGGCAAAGAGTCATGGAGTGAGGACGAAATAAAGGCAGCTGAAGAAGTATGGCTTGTTGATTTTACAAGCGATAAAATGGATGAATTCGTAAAAGCTTGTGGGTCTAAACTGATATGGATCGATCATCATAAGACCGCTGTGGAGAAGTTTCCGGAGCTGTGGAGTTCGAGCAGTATTACGGGAATTCGGTCCCTTGAAAAGGCAGCCTGTGTACTTACATGGGAGTTTACGCATCCAGGATCTACTTCACTTCCTGTAACTGTTGCCTATATTGGAGATAAAGACCTGTGGAAGTTTGAATATGTTGAGACAAAGGCTTTCACTGCAGGCTTCAGTCTGATGGTGAAAACCCCTGACGATGCCGTATGGTCTGTGCTTCTTGGTTCGAAATATGAGGATACCGTAAATAAAATGATATCAATTGGTGAATTACTTCTTGAATCTCAAAGTTACAAGATTCAGAAAGCTTTTGACCGTGGGGTAGACTGCGTTTTTCATAACTGGAAGGCAAGACTTGTAAACACTACCGGGAGCATCTCCGAACTTGGAGAATTTATCTACAAAAAGCCTGAGTATGACATTGCTATCATGTGGCAGGCCATAGAGGATATGGTGGTATTCAGCTTAAGGTCCGATTCAGGGAATCCCGACTCCCCAGATTGTGCTGAAATTGCTCAACGCTATGGCGGCGGTGGACATAAAAATGCTGCTGGATTCCAGAAAAAGAATATGGATTTTCCACGCCTGCTTTTCACATGA
- a CDS encoding Fur family transcriptional regulator codes for MKPTDKAGMKYTNQRVEILAFLREHDGHPTVDEVYDGVRQKLTRISKATVYKNLKFLTEKGLLEEVNVKGVSRFEANFIPHHHLICRECGSMEDFNSEQLLDYSMKIAEEIEGFTIVSTSTNFYGVCKKCKESMESKESMESKESMESKESMESKESMESKESMESKESMESKESMESKELMESKESKKSEENT; via the coding sequence ATGAAGCCCACAGACAAAGCTGGCATGAAATACACAAATCAGAGAGTTGAAATACTTGCTTTCCTGCGTGAACACGATGGTCATCCCACTGTAGATGAAGTTTATGATGGGGTTAGACAAAAACTGACGCGTATAAGCAAGGCTACCGTATATAAAAATCTCAAATTCCTTACGGAGAAAGGGTTACTGGAGGAGGTGAATGTAAAAGGAGTCTCAAGATTTGAAGCGAATTTCATTCCTCATCACCATCTAATCTGCAGGGAATGCGGAAGTATGGAGGATTTCAATTCGGAACAATTATTGGACTACTCAATGAAGATAGCTGAGGAAATAGAAGGATTTACTATTGTTTCAACCAGCACTAACTTTTATGGTGTCTGTAAAAAATGTAAGGAATCTATGGAGTCTAAGGAATCTATGGAGTCTAAGGAATCTATGGAGTCTAAGGAATCTATGGAGTCTAAGGAATCTATGGAGTCTAAGGAATCTATGGAGTCTAAGGAATCTATGGAGTCTAAGGAATCTATGGAGTCTAAGGAACTTATGGAGTCTAAGGAATCTAAAAAGTCTGAGGAGAATACATAA